The stretch of DNA ATTCTCTATAGTTGATAGAATATTTTGTATCTTTAGTAACAAATTAAAGAACAAATAAAAATAAAAATTATGTCATTTGAATTAAAAAAACTTCCTTATGCATTTGATGCATTAGAACCTTATATCGACGCCAAAACCATGGAGATTCACCATGATAAGCATCATGCTGCCTATACTAATAATCTAAATGCAGCTATTGAAGGGACAGATTTGGCAAACGCTACAATCGAAGAAATTTTGGCAAAAGGAACCGACAAGCCTGCTGTACGTAACAATGGAGGCGGCTTCTACAATCACAATTTATTTTGGGATATTATGACGCCAGGAGGAAGCAAACAGCCCGTAGGGAATGTGGCCAAAGCAATCGATGAAGCATTTGGTTCTTTTGACGCTTTCAAAGATGAATTTTCTAAGGCTGCTGCAACTCGTTTCGGTTCTGGTTGGGCTTGGTTAGTGAAAAAAGATGGTAAGGTGGTTGTAAGCTCAACACCAAATCAAGACAATCCTTTGATGCCGGTTGCAGATGTTCAGGGCTTCCCTATTTTGGGTATTGATGTATGGGAGCATGCATATTATTTGAAATATCAAAACAAAAGACCAGATTATATCGAAGCTTTTTTCAGTGTAATCAATTGGGATAAAGTAGAAGAATTATTTAATAATAATTAATTATTATTTTTTTTCATAGAATTTCATAGAAAGACTTGGCTTATTGCCAAGTCTTTTTTTATTTTTGGTTTACTTGGTTCTAGGAGTGTATTTCATCCTATCGAAAAAGAAAAAGTATGGGGATTATTATTTTAGAAAATATAAAAATCTATGCTAACCACGGATGCTTAGATGAAGAAGCAAGAATTGGCTCTGATTATTTGATTGATCTTGAGGTGGAAGGTGATTTTACCAAAGCAAGTGAGTCTGATGAGTTGGTGGATGCGTTGGATTATGTGCAGCTTAACCAAATCGTAAAAGAGGAGGTAGGACAGCGCTCGAAGTTATTAGAACATGTGGCACATAGAATTTTAGAGCGCATTGGGAACGAGTTGATTGCGGCAAAATGGGCAAAGGTAAAGTTATCCAAACTCAATCCGCCGATTGGTGGACATGTAGAAAAAGTGAGTGTAGTGATGGAAAAAAAGTACGAATAGTTGCCTTTTCTAAATAATTGCTTATATTTGCAATCCGAAATGATATGGTTCCTTGACCGAGAGGCTAGGTAGCGGTCTGCAAAACCGTCCACAGCGGTTCGAATCCGCTAGGAACCTCCAACTAAAAAGTCAATCATCTGCATAGGTGATTGGCTTTTTTATTTCTAGCCTTTACCTACGTAGATACAATATTTTCAGTTCACCCAACTAAAGCTAAAACCCAGTATATAATAATAAAGGAATCGTTGAGTTAAGCAAAAGTTTGGGAAATACAGGTCTACATCCTATTATTAGCCAATAAAAAAATTAATTATGGAAGTATTTGTAGAGGTTGTGAAAACATGAGTTTTCATTGTTTTTTTTAACGTTTATCCTTAAAAAACTTTTGTATTAGTTCGGTACTTTCTTTGGCCAATACACCTTCTGTAATTTGGGTTTTGGGATGAAGTTTTACAAGTTGCGAGCGGAAACCTCTTTTCTCATCTGATGCACCAATAACTATTCTCGAAATCTGACTCCAATACAGAGCTCCCGCACACATTACACAAGGCTCTAGGGTTACATAGAGCGTACAATCTTTCAGGTATTTACCTCCCAAGTAATTCGCTGCTGACGTAATTGCTTGCATTTCTGCATGTGCGGTAACATCGGTTAGGGTTTCGGTGAGATTGTGTGTTTTAGCTATGATTTTATTCTGACTGACAATCAAAGCACCAACCGGAATTTCATCTCGATCAAAAGCTACTTGTGCTTCTTGTAAAGCTTTCCGCATAAAATATTCATCCGAAAAAATATTTTCCATCACATTATTTACTTCGGTCGAATGTACAACTTTCTTTACGAAATGTTATTTTTTTTATGATGATAAAGCTTTATGATCATAAAAAAAACCTCAGAGTTTACTTCCGAGGTTTTTTTGGGATAGAATCTTTGGATTATTCTACTTTGATGTTATCGATAATTATATCGTATTTTGTTTTTGATCCTGCTTTAAGTGCAAATAAATCACCTGTTTTATTGAGCGTTAAACCATTGATGTTTAATGTTATCAAACGCCACTCGTTGTTAGTGTTTACAGCGCCTATATATTGGTTGTTTCTGGCAGGATTTAATGAAATGTCCTGTGAACCAAATTCTCCTGCGTTAAAGAAAATTGTACCATCGGTCGTATACACGTTAAATGAAAGTGATTTGTTGGCAGCTCCTTTTACCCAAAGCGTAATTTTTGTTGTTTTTTCTGGGATGGTAAGCGTACCAGCGTTTACGGTAAATACGTATGGGTTGGTATCTAAGGTTGTGCCGTTTAGATGAAATGCATTAGATCCATCTCTACCTAATCCGATTCCTTGTACTGCTAAATCTTTTCCAAGTCCGAAACGGTTAAGTGAACCGAGAAAAGTAGTCCAGTCTTCAAAGTCTGCTCCCGCAAATAAGAAGTTGGCTGCTTCAGAACTCGATCCTCCTTCGTTTCCTCCACCTCCGGTGTCACCAAAACGTGGTTGATCGAATTTTACGTCATCGGTGTCACGTATGTACAGTTGATAACTGGTACCGTATTTACTTACTATTACGGTAATTTCGCCTGATCCTTCTGGTAATTCGTTACCAGCCCACTTTGCAAATCCACTGTTTCGTAAGTCTACAGTTTTTCCTAAACGGTCTACCAATTTTCTGTTGAGTGTTTTTGGTGGATTATTGGTAACATCACCATAGGTAGCATCTCCTTTAGGATCCAAGAATTGGATATTTTTGATGGTTACTAATGTGTTGATGTGCTCATCTTTCAGGGCGTCTTTCAAGTTTTCGTAAACGGTCGGTACAGGAGTTTCTCCTTGATAGCAGAATTTAGCTACGTTTTTGGTAAGAACTTCTTCGGGCATACGATCTATCATGTAGGTTGTAGAAGGATCATCTACTCCAATTTTTAGAACTCCTCTATCCATTCCAGCAATTAATCCTTTTAGGTTTACTTGTACTTTTGCATATAAAGGATATTTGCTATATAGGTTCAAAGCTTCGGTTTCGATTTGGACTCCGTACGTAGGGTTTGAAACTTTATCTTGGATAGAAAATGTTTTGTAGAAGTTACCAGTTTCATCCGAACTGATCACATACCCGTCTACGATGTAGTCTTGGTTATCTGGGAATTTATATTGCCCATCTCCAACTAAAGCGAAAACATCTGCTAGGGTATGAGTTGCTTTTGTAACTTCTAAACAGTCGATAGGTGGCATTTTATAATCGTCGTCCTGAACGCAAGAATTGAGAGAAAGCGCAGCAACGGCAAATGCTATACTGGGAAAAAATTGTTTGATATTATACATTGTTAATAGTGTTTCGGGTTATTAATTAAAATCTAAAAATTAAATTGACAAAATAAGATCGTCCGATTCCATACCAATATTTTGGCCCGATGTTTTTCTGATAATTCGGGTTGATTGCATTGGTGTAAGAACCTAGACGTAATTGCTCGAATCCTCCAGTAATGTATTCTTTATTATCGAAAACATTGTTTACAGTACCACTGATAAGTGCGTAGTATTTGCCAATACGTTTAGAGAAACCTGCATTTAGGTTGAACATGAATTCGTCTGAAGTCTTGGTTTGATCGAAAATCATTTTCAGGCCTTCCTCGGTAACTGGTCCAGAATACCCTTCGAATACATGACGGGTTCTTCTATACGCTGCCATATCGATATAGTTGTTTCCTAAATAGTTTGCAGATGCTCCTACCCACCAATATTTAGGGTCACGATATTCTACACCTAATGACCCCCCAACTTGTGGACCAGCTGCAACAAAGTGATCTTTGAGGTAAGTATTTCCAAAGTTTTTGTAGGCTTCACCTGTTCCTGTGGTTGGATCCATTAAATCATCAGAAAATAAATAATAGTCAGGATTATTTGTATAGGTGTGTTGACCAGCAGCTACTACTAATGAGGTTTTGATGGTTGGTGTTACCTGTGCTTCGATCGCAAATTCTCCTCCGAGATGTTGTTTGTCTACTCCTGTAAGAACTTCTGCAGCGAAGTAAGTATTAGAACCTGTTGGCCCTTGACGTCCATCGATATAGCCAAAAGATTTTTCTGTTTCGTCTTCTATTTTGGTGTAGAATGCTGTTATACGTCCTTTGATTCTTGGTGCACGATAGATATAGCTAAGATCTCCGGTATAGATTTTTGCATTATCGATTGAAGCAATACTTATATCGTGAAGACGAGCATTTGGGAATACTTCGTCTGCTGTAGGTGCTTCGGTAGAATATTGCCCATTCAACGAAACGAAGTTACGACCGTTTAGTTTGAATAAGAATTGAGTTTTTACACCAAAATTGAAAAAGTCATACGTTTTACTTTTTCCATACGAATTATTCGTGTATAAATAATGTTGATATTTTCCATCACGGAAGAAATCTGTGTACGAAGCATGTGCTCCTAAAGTGAAATCTACCAAATCTCCTTTCAATTTCGTTTGGATAAATAAGTCTGCAAAATTTCTAACCACTTCATAGTTATACTCATAACGACCACCTTCACGAGCTACATAATCAGGGTCGAGCATGTTGTAGCTTCTGCGTTTTGTGTTGTTGGCGTAATCATCATCATTCGATACGTATTGTGCTCCCATTAGATCGTCTACTTCGCGGTACATTTCCGATTCGGTATGCTGATAGGCGAATGCAACTACTAGATCTATTTTATCGGTTAATTGCGACTTGAAGTTGGAGTTAAATGCATATACTTTATCTGCCGTAACATCTTTTGCTAACCAATAAACTGCACGCCCTCTTTCTTTTTCGTTTGAGTTATAATACATTGCGTAGTTTGCTTGGTATAAGCTGTTCCAGTCGATTTGTCCTACCTTACCCGTTTTCCATTTGTCTAGTTGGGCATTGTAGTCGGCTTCATTTGCTCCTGTTTTCCATAAATGGTAACTTGGTGCATTTCTGTAGTATGATGGCGATGGGTTGCTAGCTGCAAACCAATCTAATCGTGTTCCACTGTCTTCACCAAATTGGTAAGAAAGTGTAGTCGTTAATCTCGATTTTGGGTTGATATTCCAGTGATGTGTTAATTGAAATACTGGTTCGAATGTTTTACGAACGCGTTCACTTCGTTTATCTCCATCTTGCCACCCCCAATAGGCATTGTAATGAATTCCTTTGATATCGATAATCTCTTGTGTGTTTGGCGATCCTCCTGCTCGACGATTTGGTGCTCCAAAAGCCGTAAAATTCAAGGTATGATGTTCGTTGAATTTTTTCTCCGCTCCGATGAAAAGTGCATAAGCATCATAAAAAGTACCTTCGATTACTCCTTCTTCTGCCCATCTCTTAGAACCAGAAATCATCCAAGCCCATCCTTTTTCAGACAATCCAGAATTGTAAGTTAACATTACGCGCTGACGGTAAGAACGGTTCGATACTGAATAAGCCAAACCAAATCCTTTGCGCATTGTCGAAGGACGAGTATCGAAATTGGTTACCCCACCAATATCACCAAATGCTGTTTCTGCAGGGTCTATCCCATAAGTTAATTCTTGTGGACGACGAGTTACATCATTCAAACCTCCCCAGTTATTGAAGGTTGCTCGGCCATTGTCTATTTTATTCATCCGAATACCATTAAAATGGATATCGCTGTACTTATTATCATAGCCTCGTGGCTTAAACCAATATGCTCCTAGCTCATAGGCGGTTACACTTGCAAAGATGTCTTTCGATGATTGTAATAGACCTGCACTCGATGCCTGAGAAGATTCCTCTGAAGAAACTTCATCGTCACTCAATGTAATAAGCCCAACTTCGGCAGAAGCAGGATTGTAATTGATAAATAGGTCTCCTAAATCCAAATCCCTTTCTCCACTTACGGTAAATTCTATAAGATAAGGATCATAATTTGGCCCATTTACTCGTAGGGTGTACGAGCCATTCGGGACATTCATAAACTGGAAATATCCTATCCGATCGGTTGTTACCATTTCCTCGTACAAGCCTTCCAGCTTCACGTTCAGGTTGTAAACTTCCTTTTCCGTGCTACCATTTTTCACTACTCCATGTACTTTTGTTTGTCCGAACACGACCATCATAAAAGACAAGAAGAATGAAAGACTTAATAATAATTTATTCATTCAATACTAATTTTATTTTTAATTTTACATGCGACCTTTATGGGGTAACAAATTTAAGAAATAATTAATACTTTATGATGCTAAAACACAAATTAACGTTAATATTACACCTGCTTTTCGTATGTGTAATTCAGACGATTACCAATGCGCAACAATATAAAAGTGCTACGGTGGCCTTTTATAATATCGAAAACCTTTTCGATACAATAGAGTCTGCGGGATATATTAATGGACATTTACCGTTTAATGATCCTCATTATCATACCTCTATTCCGGTAGAAGATATAGACAAATACGAGGCAGAACCTTTTAAAATGCCGTACACTTACGAAAACCTGAAAAACAAAAAAGTGGTCCGTCCGCTAATTCTCCAAGACGAATTTCTACCAAGAGGAAAAAAAGTTTGGACGAGTCAACGCTATAACCAAAAAGTTAATAATATCGCTCGAGTACTATCTGAAATTGGCACAGATGTAACCAAAGTTCCGCCAGTAATTATTGGTTTGTGCGAAATAGAAAATAGTCAAAACATGATCGATATCGCTAATTCTCCTTTCCTCAATAAGTATAACTATGGTGTTGTGCATTTTAATTCATTCGATGCGCGTGGAGTAGATGTTGGG from Weeksella virosa DSM 16922 encodes:
- the folB gene encoding dihydroneopterin aldolase, whose translation is MGIIILENIKIYANHGCLDEEARIGSDYLIDLEVEGDFTKASESDELVDALDYVQLNQIVKEEVGQRSKLLEHVAHRILERIGNELIAAKWAKVKLSKLNPPIGGHVEKVSVVMEKKYE
- a CDS encoding superoxide dismutase encodes the protein MSFELKKLPYAFDALEPYIDAKTMEIHHDKHHAAYTNNLNAAIEGTDLANATIEEILAKGTDKPAVRNNGGGFYNHNLFWDIMTPGGSKQPVGNVAKAIDEAFGSFDAFKDEFSKAAATRFGSGWAWLVKKDGKVVVSSTPNQDNPLMPVADVQGFPILGIDVWEHAYYLKYQNKRPDYIEAFFSVINWDKVEELFNNN
- a CDS encoding nucleoside deaminase; translation: MENIFSDEYFMRKALQEAQVAFDRDEIPVGALIVSQNKIIAKTHNLTETLTDVTAHAEMQAITSAANYLGGKYLKDCTLYVTLEPCVMCAGALYWSQISRIVIGASDEKRGFRSQLVKLHPKTQITEGVLAKESTELIQKFFKDKR
- a CDS encoding DUF5689 domain-containing protein, whose amino-acid sequence is MYNIKQFFPSIAFAVAALSLNSCVQDDDYKMPPIDCLEVTKATHTLADVFALVGDGQYKFPDNQDYIVDGYVISSDETGNFYKTFSIQDKVSNPTYGVQIETEALNLYSKYPLYAKVQVNLKGLIAGMDRGVLKIGVDDPSTTYMIDRMPEEVLTKNVAKFCYQGETPVPTVYENLKDALKDEHINTLVTIKNIQFLDPKGDATYGDVTNNPPKTLNRKLVDRLGKTVDLRNSGFAKWAGNELPEGSGEITVIVSKYGTSYQLYIRDTDDVKFDQPRFGDTGGGGNEGGSSSEAANFLFAGADFEDWTTFLGSLNRFGLGKDLAVQGIGLGRDGSNAFHLNGTTLDTNPYVFTVNAGTLTIPEKTTKITLWVKGAANKSLSFNVYTTDGTIFFNAGEFGSQDISLNPARNNQYIGAVNTNNEWRLITLNINGLTLNKTGDLFALKAGSKTKYDIIIDNIKVE
- a CDS encoding carboxypeptidase regulatory-like domain-containing protein, with translation MNKLLLSLSFFLSFMMVVFGQTKVHGVVKNGSTEKEVYNLNVKLEGLYEEMVTTDRIGYFQFMNVPNGSYTLRVNGPNYDPYLIEFTVSGERDLDLGDLFINYNPASAEVGLITLSDDEVSSEESSQASSAGLLQSSKDIFASVTAYELGAYWFKPRGYDNKYSDIHFNGIRMNKIDNGRATFNNWGGLNDVTRRPQELTYGIDPAETAFGDIGGVTNFDTRPSTMRKGFGLAYSVSNRSYRQRVMLTYNSGLSEKGWAWMISGSKRWAEEGVIEGTFYDAYALFIGAEKKFNEHHTLNFTAFGAPNRRAGGSPNTQEIIDIKGIHYNAYWGWQDGDKRSERVRKTFEPVFQLTHHWNINPKSRLTTTLSYQFGEDSGTRLDWFAASNPSPSYYRNAPSYHLWKTGANEADYNAQLDKWKTGKVGQIDWNSLYQANYAMYYNSNEKERGRAVYWLAKDVTADKVYAFNSNFKSQLTDKIDLVVAFAYQHTESEMYREVDDLMGAQYVSNDDDYANNTKRRSYNMLDPDYVAREGGRYEYNYEVVRNFADLFIQTKLKGDLVDFTLGAHASYTDFFRDGKYQHYLYTNNSYGKSKTYDFFNFGVKTQFLFKLNGRNFVSLNGQYSTEAPTADEVFPNARLHDISIASIDNAKIYTGDLSYIYRAPRIKGRITAFYTKIEDETEKSFGYIDGRQGPTGSNTYFAAEVLTGVDKQHLGGEFAIEAQVTPTIKTSLVVAAGQHTYTNNPDYYLFSDDLMDPTTGTGEAYKNFGNTYLKDHFVAAGPQVGGSLGVEYRDPKYWWVGASANYLGNNYIDMAAYRRTRHVFEGYSGPVTEEGLKMIFDQTKTSDEFMFNLNAGFSKRIGKYYALISGTVNNVFDNKEYITGGFEQLRLGSYTNAINPNYQKNIGPKYWYGIGRSYFVNLIFRF